Genomic DNA from bacterium:
CCGCTGTAATTTACAACGTGGAGGAGATTGCGGACAACTTGAAGAAGCACGGCGCGTTTATTCCTGGTATCCGTCCCGGTAAACCAACACAAGAGTATCTTGATAAGGTTGTAACTCGTGTAACAGCAGCAGGCGCTACTTTCCTTGCAGTCATTGCGCTTCTGCAATATTGGGTGCCTGACATCACCGGTGTTTCCACTTTTTGGCTTGTTGGTGGTACCAGTATGCTTATCGTGGTAGGTGTTGCGCTAGATACCATGCAGCAAATCGAATCGCAGTTATTGATGCGACAATATGAAGGATTCATTAAATAATGAAACTAGTTTTTCTTGGACCTCCTGGAGTTGGTAAGGGTACTCAAGCTCAGATGATATCTGAAGAGCTTGGCGCGAAACATCTCTCGACTGGAGATATGCTTCGTGAGGCAGTTGCTGGCGGAACGTCTGTTGGCTTGAAGGCGAAAGTCTTTATGGATAAAGGCGAATTGGTTCCGGATGAAGTGATTATTGCGCTTGTGCGTGATCGTATCACGAAGCCGGATTGCGAGAAAGGCTTTATTCTTGATGGTTTTCCTCGCACAACTCCACAAGCCGAAGCTCTAGATGTAATGCTCAATGAGTGTAATATGCTGCTAGATGGGGTTGTATCATTTACGGTCAGCGATAAAGAACTTATCCGACGACTTGGCGGAAGACGCACATGCCCATCTTGCGGAGCTACGTTCCACATTGAGAGCAAGCAGCCCAAAGAAGAAGGCATTTGCACGAATTGTAGCGGCGAGTTGATTACCAGAGATGATGATCAGCCTGAAGCGATCACCCGACGGCTTCAGGTTTATGAGGATAAAACCTCACCTTTAATCGCGTATTATCAGAACAAGGGTCTTTTGCGGACGGTCGATGCATCGGCAAGTCCTGATGAAGTGATGAACAACGTCAGGAAGGCAATAAGCCT
This window encodes:
- a CDS encoding adenylate kinase, coding for MKLVFLGPPGVGKGTQAQMISEELGAKHLSTGDMLREAVAGGTSVGLKAKVFMDKGELVPDEVIIALVRDRITKPDCEKGFILDGFPRTTPQAEALDVMLNECNMLLDGVVSFTVSDKELIRRLGGRRTCPSCGATFHIESKQPKEEGICTNCSGELITRDDDQPEAITRRLQVYEDKTSPLIAYYQNKGLLRTVDASASPDEVMNNVRKAISL